One window of the Psilocybe cubensis strain MGC-MH-2018 chromosome 12, whole genome shotgun sequence genome contains the following:
- a CDS encoding Glucoamylase translates to MKSTNFFIASALWFAASVYGHGYMTIPKSRSRLGSEAGIDTCPECAILEPVQSWPDLTAAPVGRSGPCGYNARVSVDYNNPATNWGNTPVVTYTAGSTVSVEWCVDHNGDHGGMFSYRICQDQDIVNKLMTPGYLPTDAEKQAAEDCFQAGTLDCTDVDGQTCEFSGDCSPGQPCYRNDWFTCKPFSDTKCQGVDNSALGSCYTSIAGGYTVTKKVKIPNYTSDHTILSLRWNSFQTGQIYLSCADIAITGGTGSSTTALPPSSTTSFPSSSTSTATSSAPSSSSTAPACSIPGNVAVTFNELVTTVFGDTIKLVGSIPQLGSWNTGSALPLSASAYTSSNPLWSITMSLPVGASFEYKFLKVSSSGAVTWESDPNRSYTVPSSCAASVAASSTWR, encoded by the exons ATGAAGTCTACCAATTTCTTCATCGCCAGTGCACTCTGGTTTGCAGCTTCTGTCTATGGTCATGGCTATATGACAATTCCTAAAAGTCGAAGCCGCCTCGGATCAGAG GCTGGCATAGATACCTGTCCTGAATGTGCCATTTTAGAGCCCGTGCAATCTTGGCCAGACCTTACTGCCGCCCCCGTCGGTCGTAGCGGCCCATGCGGCTATAACGCTCGCGTCAGCGTAGACTACAACAACCCGGCCACCAACTGGGGAAACACCCCCGTCGTAACCTACACCGCTGGATCGACTGTCAGCGTCGAGTGGTGCGTTGACCACAATGGCGACCATGGAGGCATGTTTTCGTACCGTATCTGCCAGGACCAGGACATCGTTAATAAGCTTATGACCCCTGGGTATCTACCCACCGATGCGGAGAAACAGGCAGCGGAGGATTGCTTCCAGGCTGGCACTCTTGATTGCACTGATGTGGATGGCCAGACCTGCGAGTTCAGCGGCGATTGCTCACCTGGTCAGCCATGCTACCGAAATGACTGGTTTACGTGTAAGCCATTCAGCGACACTAAGTGCCAGGGCGTCGATAATTCCGCGCTTGGGTCGTGCTACACCAGCATTGCGGGGGGATATACGGTTACGAAAAAAGTCAAGATCCCGAACTACACATCCGACCACACTATCCTCTCTCTGCGCTGGAACTCCTTCCAGACTGGACAAATTTACTTGTCCTGTGCTGATATCGCCATCACTGGAGGAACAGGCTCATCCACGACTGCCTTGCCGCCGTCCTCGACTACCTCATTCCCTTCATCGTCTACTTCCACGGCTACTTCTTCTGCACCAAGTTCGAGTTCCACTGCACCTGCCTGTTCTATCCCCGGCAACGTAGCCGTCACATTCAACGAGCTTGTAACCACAGTTTTCGGGGACACCATCAAGCTCGTCGGGTCCATCCCCCAACTTGGATCATGGAACACCGGCTCTGCTCTCCCCCTCTCTGCGTCGGCATATACGAGTAGCAACCCCTTATGGTCCATCACAATGTCCCTTCCTGTCGGCGCGTCATTCGAGTACAAGTTCCTCAAAGTGTCGAGCAGTGGTGCGGTGACTTGGGAAAGCGATCCTAACAGGTCGTATACTGTTCCTTCCAGCTGTGCCGCGTCTGTCGCTGCTTCAAGTACCTGGCGTTAA
- a CDS encoding Saccharopine dehydrogenase [NADP(+), L-glutamate-forming] — protein sequence MLYGWFREINSQWPGQAMTLKVNKVLHVERSLFQDVLVFESETFGNVLVLDGVIQCTERDEFSHPNPKKVLVIGGGDGGVVREVLKHDTVEEVVLCDIDEAVIRVSKIYLPHMSALLASPKVTVYIGDGFKFLADNENTYDVIITDSSDPVGPAVTLFQKPYFQLLHDALTPGGHISTQGECLWIHLPLIDSLRKMTRDIFSVSEYAYTTIPTYPSGQIGFMVCAKAPGRDLKTPVREVKGTKYYNKELHSAAFILPEFARALLEEGQDLRPKFGRELLKVEQTKAEKKILLLGSGFVARPCAEYIVRDPSNKLTIACRTLTSAEALAENLPATTAISLDVNNTKVLEEAIAAHDLVISLIPYTYHAAVIEAAIKGKTHVVTTSYISPAMRALDQAAKDAGIVVLNEIGLDPGIDHLYAVKTIDEVHAEGGKIKQFLSYCGGLPAPECADNPLGYKFSWSSRGVLLALLNTASYYAANQQVTVTGKELMAHAQPYYISPAFAFVAYPNRDSTPFKEYYNIPEAETVVRGTLRYQGFPEFVKALVNLGWMDAEKKEWLVEGLTWAQATQKATAATDAEESTLVARINELCAFPNEAESNRIISGLRWIGLLSDKPLAPRAGNLLDTLCAQLETLMAYAPGERDLVMLQHKFVVEKADGTIETRTSTLEAYGAPVGTGPSAMALTVGLPCGIATQLVLDGVLSEPGVQAPYTKAICDPIREVLEKEGLGLVERIL from the exons ATGTTAT ACGGCTGGTTCCGCGAGATCAACTCGCAATGGCCTGGACAAGCCATGACTTTGAAGGTCAACAAAGTCCTGCACGTCGAAAGGTCTCTGTTCCAAGACGTCCTTGTCTTCGAGTCGGAAACCTTTGGAAATGTTCTTGTCTTGGACGGTGTCATTCAATGCACTGAGAGGGATGAGTTTTC CCACCCCAACCCCAAAAAGGTTTTGGTTATTGGAGGAGGTGACGGAGGTGTTGTGCGAGAGGTGCTAAAGCATGACACTGTCGAAGAGGTTGTCCTTTGCGACATTGATGAG GCCGTTATCCGTGTTTCCAAGATCTACCTCCCACACATGTCTGCTCTTCTCGCCTCTCCAAAAGTTACTGTCTATATTGGAGACGGTTTCAAGTTCCTCGCTGATAACGAAAACACCTACGATGTCATTATCACCGATTCGTCGGACCCTGTCGGCCCCGCCGTCACTCTCTTCCAGAAGCCCTACTTCCAGCTCCTTCACGACGCGTTGACCCCTGGAGGACACATATCCACCCAGGGAGAATGCCTTTGGATCCACCTACCCCTCATCGACAGTCTGCGCAAAATGACTAGAGATATTTTCAGCGTGTCGGAGTATGCCTACACCACCATCCCCACCTATCCCTCAGGACAAATTGGTTTCATGGTCTGTGCCAAGGCCCCCGGACGCGATCTCAAGACCCCCGTACGTGAGGTCAAGGGTACAAAATACTACAACAAGGAGTTGCACTCTGCCGCCTTTATCCTTCCCGAGTTTGCGCGCGCACTTTTGGAGGAGGGACAAGATCTGAGGCCTAAGTTCGGCCGTGAACTGCTTAAGGTTGAGCAGACCAAGGCCGAGAAAAAAATTCTCCTCCTCGGTAGCGGGTTTGTGGCTCGTCCTTGTGCGGAATACATCGTCCGGGACCCGTCGAACAAACTCACCATCGCCTGTCGCACCCTCACCTCTGCTGAAGCGCTTGCTGAGAACCTGCCAGCAACCACCGCCATTTCCTTGGATGTGAACAACACCAAGGTTCTTGAAGAGGCCATCGCTGCACACGATCTGGTCATCTCCCTCATTCCATACACCTACCATGCCGCTGTCATCGAAGCTGCTATCAAGGGCAAGACTCACGTCGTTACCACCAGCTACATCTCTCCTGCCATGCGTGCCCTCGACCAGGCTGCAAAGGATGCTGGAATTGTTGTTTTGAACGAGATTGGCCTTGACCCCGGTATTGACCACTTGTATGCCGTCAAGACCATCGATGAAGTCCACGCCGAGGGGGGAAAG ATTAAGCAGTTCCTGTCGTACTGCGGTGGTCTCCCTGCCCCTGAATGCGCTGACAACCCCCTTGGATACAAGTTCTCCTGGTCTTCCCGCGGTGTCCTTCTTGCGCTCCTCAACACAGCCTCTTACTATGCTGCCAACCAGCAGGTGACCGTCACTGGCAAGGAGCTGATGGCTCATGCCCAACCTTACTATATCTCCCCTGCTTTCGCTTTTGTCGCATACCCCAACCGCGATTCTACCCCTTTCAAGGAGTACTACAACATCCCTGAGGCCGAAACTGTTGTCCGTGGTACTTTGAGGTACCAGGGCTTCCCTGAATTCGTCAAGGCCCTTgtcaaccttggatggatggacgcCGAGAAAAAGGAGTGGTTGGTCGAAGGTCTTACTTGGGCACAAGCCACTCAGAAGGCCACCGCTGCCACTGATGCTGAGGAGAGTACCCTCGTTGCGCGCATCAACGAGTTGTGCGCATTCCCCAACGAAGCCGAGAGCAACAGGATCATCTCTGGCCTGCGCTGGATCGGCCTGCTCTCGGACAAACCGCTTGCGCCCCGCGCCGGCAACCTTCTCGACACGCTCTGCGCGCAGCTCGAGACTCTCATGGCATACGCCCCCGGCGAGCGTGACCTCGTCATGCTCCAGCACAAATTCGTCGTCGAGAAAGCGGACGGCACCATCGAGACCCGCACGTCTACTCTGGAAGCATACGGTGCTCCTGTCGGCACCGGCCCCTCCGCTATGGCGCTCACTGTAGGACTGCCTTGCGGTATTGCTACCCAACTCGTTCTCGACGGCGTTCTCAGCGAGCCTGGTGTGCAGGCTCCTTACACCAAGGCTATTTGTGACCCTATTCGTGAAGTCTTGGAGAAGGAAGGTCTTGGACTTGTTGAGAGGATCCTCTAG
- a CDS encoding Protein farnesyltransferase subunit beta has protein sequence MLPPKTTNDGFPTPTSLSQSETEEMLIKHIPDDTSQKKPTLDKKMHMSFLVRNLVQGFPERYISQDASQPWLLFWTVQAFSVLQVGLDPGNKQRIIDKVLAWQHPDGGFGGGPGQAAHLLPTYASVCILAIVGRPGPGGGWDQIDREKMYKFFMSLKLKDGSFLVAHHSEVDVRGIYCLLMVATFLDLLTPELVEGTASFVASCQTYEGGFASSSHPSYSLSGDVLPPPAARPPLGEAHGGYTFCALASWVLLQPYLELSQEKPTIDVSNLLRWLVHMQGTFIELGGFKGRTNKLVDGCYSWWCGGSFALLEALGVGGIQNANSDEVPIDSGTGDGVWDDVDEGLYNRMALQEYIIYAGQHPTGGLRDKPPKNADAYHTLYCLSGLSSAQHHVFPSHLRKKQFLDSWKSSDSTKDELRKRSFGSILSWIEEEGASHILGGTENRLNATHPLTNLTITHTEAITAHFYEQDVPAKQRSAPTPTRAAAATA, from the exons ATGTTGCCTCCTAAAACAACGAATGATGGATTTCCAACGCCTACCTCACTATCGCAGTCAGAAACTGAAGAAATGTTGATAAAGCACATTCCAGACGACACATCGCAAAAGAAACCAACTCTCGACAAAAAGATGCACATGTCTTTCCTTGTTCGCAATTTGGTCCAAGGATTTCCAGAGAGGTATATTAGTCAGGATGCAAGCCAACCGTGGCTACTGTTCTGGACTGTGCAAGCTTTCAGTGTACTACAGGTTGGACTCGATCCGGGAAATAAACAAAG AATCATTGATAAAGTTCTCGCATGGCAACATCCTGATGGTGGATTTGGTGGGGGACCTGGTCAGGCTGCCCATCTGCTGCCGACCTACGCTTCCGTATGTATATTGGCAATCGTCGGACGACCGGGTCCAGGTGGTGGATGGGATCAGATTGACAG AGAAAAGATGTACAAATTCTTCATGTCGCTCAAACTGAAGGATGGCTCTTTTCTCGTGGCACACCATTCCGAGGTCGATGTTCGCGGGATATACTGTCTTCTGATGGTAGCAACCTTTCTGGATCTTCTTACTCCTGAGTTGGTGGAAGGTACAGCTTCGTTTGTGGCATCTTGCCAGACTTACGAAGGTGGTTTCGCATCATCCTCACACCCATCGTATTCTCTCTCTGGGGACGTACTCCCGCCTCCAGCTGCGCGCCCGCCTCTTGGAGAAGCTCACGGTGGATACACTTTCTGCGCTCTCGCATCCTGGGTACTTTTGCAGCCTTACCTGGAGCTTTCACAAGAAAAGCCTACAATCGACGTTTCTAACTTATTAAGATGGTTGGTCCACATGCAAGGAACGTTCATTGAACTTGGAGGTTTCAAAGGACGGACGAATAAACTTGTTGACGGGTGTTACTCATGGTGGTGTGGTGGTTCGTTTGCCCTCCTAGAAGCACTTGGAGTGGGTGGAATCCAAAATGCCAATTCCGACGAGGTTCCAATTGATAGTGGAACGGGTGACGGTGTTTGGGATGATGTCGATG AGGGATTGTACAACCGTATGGCTCTCCAAGAGTATATCATTTACGCTGGTCAGCATCCAACAGGTGGATTGCGCGACAAACCACCCAA AAATGCGGATGCATATCATACTCTATATTGCTTATCGGGACTTTCGTCTGCCCAGCATCACGTCTTCCCTTCGCAtctaagaaaaaagcaaTTTTTGGATTCCTGGAAATCATCAG ATTCCACTAAAGATGAGCTACGGAAACGATCGTTCGGCAGTATTCTTTCCTggattgaagaagagggtgCATCTCACATACTCGGTGGGACAGAAAACCGtttg AACGCAACGCATCCTTTGACGAATCTTACCATCACTCATACTGAAGCCATTACTGCGCATTTCTACGAACAGGATGTACCCGCTAAGCAACGAAGTGCTCCTACACCCACCCGTGCAGCAGCCGCCACAGCATAG
- a CDS encoding Esterase, with protein sequence MTHLSRRQARAITGTTKGVYADFMKAKGRPEVIQELGDDARLFWFGPRKADRVLLFFHGGAFLFPALSSTPWLWDHAQDILSKRGVEFDIAMLNYTLIPDAPFPTQLKQAVLAIQHLIDTGIKPSHIQLTGDSAGGALIHQVLSHILHPLAGVPELSLSEPLGGAYMMSPWTSLTDSSLLRSNQGRGDLVSVPIFTYWGSIVLSGVPTPDLPYIDAYSAPQSWLDGSDKAIKRILVSAGEHEILRDAIVDYAKEKLGNHHRDVAFYLEDKGVHDQPFLNFLTGDKDTGKLTSFIIDWLDNGFCS encoded by the exons ATGACCCACCTGAGCAGACGACAAGCACGCGCGATCACCGGGACTACAAAGGGCGTCTACGCGGATTTTATGAAAGCTAAGGGTCGCCCTGAGGTTATCCAGGAGCTGGGTGACGACGCGAGACTATTTTGGTTTGGACCAAGGAAAGCTGATCGCGTTTTGTTGTTCTTCCATG GGGGTGCGTTTCTCTTTCCTGCACTCTCGTCGACTCCATGGCTTTGGGATCATGCTCAAGATATATTATCAAAAAGAGGTGTAGAATTTGACATCGCGATGTTGAATTACA CTCTGATCCCTGATGCGCCCTTCCCAACCCAACTCAAGCAAGCTGTGCTTGCCATACAGCACCTAATAGACACTGGTATCAAACCCTCTCACATCCAACTCACAGGTGACTCGGCCGGCGGAGCACTCATCCACCAGGTACTCTCTCACATCTTGCACCCGCTTGCGGGCGTCCCAGAATTGTCCCTCTCAGAGCCTCTGGGTGGGGCGTATATGATGTCCCCATGGACAAGTCTCACAGACAGCTCTTTGCTAAGAAGCAACCAAGGACGGGGAGACCTCGTCAGCGTGCCTATCTTCACATACTGGGGATCCATTGTCCTTTCTGGCGTCCCCACACCCGACCTTCCGTACATTGACGCGTACTCCGCACCTCAATCCTGGCTCGATGGATCGGATAAAGCAATTAAGCGAATACTTGTTAGCGCGGGAGAGCATGAGATCCTGCGGGACGCTATAGTGGATTATGCGAAGGAGAAGCTTGGAAACCATCACAGAGATGTTGCATTTTACTTGGAGGACAAGGGTGTCCATGATCAGCCGTTTCTGAACTTTTTGACTGGGGATAAAGATACAGGAAAACTGACATCGTTTATTATCGACTGGTTAGATAATGGATTCTGTTCCTGA